From Streptomyces sp. NBC_01426, a single genomic window includes:
- the yczE gene encoding membrane protein YczE gives MTPLIPRMNALAQIRAARKARRIPQLLLGLAGYGAAVMLLVQSGLGAAGWNVLTEGTAKSLGISFGWATNLISLLVLLAWIPLREPPGLGTLLNVAIVGFAADATAAVLPHPQGPLTQVGSLALGLVALAFFDALYLGAQFGSGPRDGIMTGLVRLTHLPLAVVRTGIEVTVAGAGWLLGGTLGVGTVLIALCMGPLVGCFLPLVAVRLPEAPAPTTRRSR, from the coding sequence GTGACGCCCCTGATCCCGCGCATGAACGCGCTCGCCCAGATCCGGGCAGCCCGGAAAGCGCGTCGCATCCCCCAACTCCTGCTCGGCTTGGCGGGGTACGGGGCCGCCGTGATGCTCCTCGTCCAGTCCGGACTCGGCGCCGCCGGCTGGAACGTGCTCACGGAAGGGACGGCCAAGTCCCTCGGAATCTCGTTCGGTTGGGCGACCAACCTGATCTCGCTGCTCGTGCTCCTGGCATGGATCCCCCTGCGAGAACCGCCCGGGCTCGGCACGCTCCTCAACGTGGCGATCGTCGGGTTCGCCGCCGATGCCACCGCGGCCGTGCTCCCCCACCCCCAAGGACCACTCACCCAGGTCGGATCCCTCGCCCTCGGCCTGGTCGCACTCGCTTTCTTCGACGCGCTCTACCTCGGCGCGCAGTTCGGCTCGGGACCGCGCGACGGCATCATGACCGGACTCGTACGACTCACCCACCTGCCCCTCGCCGTGGTCCGCACCGGCATCGAGGTCACCGTCGCCGGCGCCGGATGGCTGCTGGGCGGAACCCTCGGCGTCGGAACGGTACTGATCGCACTGTGCATGGGGCCTCTCGTCGGCTGCTTCCTGCCGCTGGTGGCGGTCCGCCTTCCCGAGGCTCCCGCGCCCACCACACGGCGCAGCCGATGA
- the yczR gene encoding MocR-like transcription factor YczR — protein MKISSHAVARMLGPWQEGPGPAHQRLSDRLRLLILDGRVCLGAVLPSERDLATALGTSRTTVGAAFRTLVEHGYLATQARTRATVRLPGDTTPRNPPRTDAETIDLSFAAPAAPVEILHAAFATALEQLPRHFERHGYDRYGTAELREAVARWYERRGLPTRPDHILITNGAQHALGLLTRVLVSPRDTVLVDHPTYPHAITTFTEARARLLPVPVGSAVGSAGWDIEQLHAAGRAAHLAYLIPDFHNPTGMCMPAGVRRQLTLTCPTVVDETMTDLALDVPPPEPLAVHMPTAISIGSVSKSVWGGLRTGWIRALPSLLERVAGARPTTDLGTPVVEQLATAALLNGHQTRRSDSLRHLRARRDALGRALTEYLPDVHTLQPVGGVTLWATFREPISSRLAAVAPDHGVTIAAGPRFGVGGAFERNIRLPYTLPPEQLIEGIRRLARAEQALRHGATGTHTPAPVA, from the coding sequence GTGAAGATCAGCTCGCACGCGGTGGCCCGGATGTTGGGGCCGTGGCAGGAGGGGCCGGGGCCGGCGCACCAACGACTCTCGGACCGGCTGCGTCTGCTCATCCTGGACGGACGTGTCTGCCTGGGTGCGGTCCTGCCGAGCGAGCGTGACCTGGCCACCGCGCTCGGCACCAGCAGGACCACGGTCGGTGCCGCGTTCCGCACGCTGGTCGAGCACGGATACCTCGCCACGCAGGCCCGTACCAGGGCGACGGTACGGCTGCCCGGCGACACGACGCCCCGCAACCCGCCGCGCACGGACGCGGAGACCATCGACCTGTCGTTCGCCGCACCGGCCGCGCCCGTCGAGATCCTCCACGCCGCGTTCGCGACGGCTCTCGAACAACTGCCACGCCATTTCGAGCGCCACGGATACGACCGGTACGGCACCGCGGAACTGCGCGAAGCAGTCGCCCGGTGGTACGAACGACGAGGGTTGCCCACCCGACCCGATCACATCCTGATCACCAACGGCGCGCAGCACGCGCTGGGGCTCCTGACGCGCGTGCTCGTCTCGCCGCGCGACACGGTCCTCGTCGACCATCCGACCTACCCGCACGCGATCACGACCTTCACCGAGGCCCGCGCCCGCCTCCTGCCCGTCCCGGTGGGATCCGCGGTGGGCTCTGCCGGCTGGGACATCGAGCAACTCCACGCCGCGGGGCGGGCCGCGCACCTGGCCTACCTGATTCCCGACTTCCACAACCCGACGGGGATGTGCATGCCCGCGGGCGTGCGCCGACAGCTCACGCTCACCTGCCCCACGGTCGTCGACGAGACGATGACCGATCTGGCTCTGGACGTTCCGCCCCCGGAACCTCTGGCCGTGCACATGCCGACAGCCATCAGTATCGGCTCGGTGTCCAAGAGCGTCTGGGGCGGCCTGCGCACGGGGTGGATCCGCGCGTTGCCCTCCCTCCTGGAACGCGTCGCGGGGGCCCGTCCCACCACGGACCTCGGCACCCCTGTCGTCGAACAGCTCGCGACAGCAGCACTTCTGAATGGACATCAGACACGGCGGTCCGACTCGCTCCGGCACCTCAGGGCGCGACGTGACGCGCTGGGGCGCGCACTCACCGAGTACCTCCCGGACGTCCACACCCTGCAACCGGTCGGGGGTGTGACGCTCTGGGCGACGTTCCGCGAGCCCATCAGCTCCCGGCTCGCAGCCGTGGCGCCCGACCACGGGGTGACGATCGCGGCCGGACCACGCTTCGGGGTCGGAGGCGCTTTCGAACGCAACATCCGACTGCCGTACACGCTCCCACCCGAGCAACTGATCGAGGGGATCCGCAGACTCGCACGAGCGGAACAGGCGCTCCGTCACGGCGCCACCGGAACGCACACCCCCGCGCCCGTCGCATGA
- a CDS encoding dihydrofolate reductase family protein, whose product MRSVTYSMGVSLDGYIVGPDGGFDWTPPDEEVFRFAIDQIREVGVHLLGRRLYEAMLYWETVDQGPSLDDSTREWTALWNALPKVVFSTTLSTVRGNARLASGDLEEEIERLRAEPGEGNIAIGGAQLAAKAAALGLIDEYRPKVYPVLVGGGIPFFPRDERRLDLELVETRTFTSNVHYLRYRVARRAPST is encoded by the coding sequence ATGCGCAGCGTGACCTACTCGATGGGTGTCTCCCTCGACGGCTACATCGTCGGGCCGGACGGCGGGTTCGACTGGACGCCGCCCGACGAGGAGGTCTTCCGCTTCGCCATCGACCAGATCCGGGAGGTCGGCGTCCACCTGTTGGGACGACGGCTGTACGAGGCGATGCTCTACTGGGAGACCGTCGACCAGGGTCCGTCGCTCGACGACTCGACGCGTGAGTGGACCGCACTCTGGAACGCGCTCCCCAAGGTGGTGTTCTCCACCACGCTGTCGACGGTACGGGGCAATGCCCGCCTGGCCTCCGGCGACCTCGAGGAGGAGATCGAGCGGTTGCGGGCCGAGCCCGGGGAGGGCAACATCGCGATCGGTGGCGCGCAACTCGCCGCCAAGGCCGCCGCATTGGGACTGATCGACGAGTACCGGCCCAAGGTCTACCCGGTACTGGTCGGCGGTGGCATTCCGTTCTTTCCCCGGGACGAGCGCCGGTTGGATCTCGAACTCGTCGAGACCCGCACGTTCACGTCGAACGTCCACTACCTCCGCTACCGCGTGGCGCGCCGGGCTCCGAGTACGTGA
- a CDS encoding DUF2231 domain-containing protein, with the protein MDTHTSDLPGPPDLAAPPGRSVLGTVSTRWLTALDRIEHATRADPAVRALQKAIRSLPLGGARDHLRGRALGHPVHPVLVQVPIGCWLSAAVLDFVPGAQCGATVLTAVGLAGVAPAAVAGWVDWADLPPEQARVGLAHAASNAVAVTCYVIALTNRLGGRRTKGRLWSMAGLTAVAVTGALGGHVAYRQAVGAYPAG; encoded by the coding sequence ATGGACACTCACACCTCCGACCTTCCCGGCCCCCCTGACCTGGCCGCCCCGCCCGGCCGATCCGTGCTGGGGACGGTTTCGACCAGGTGGCTGACGGCCCTGGACCGTATCGAGCACGCCACGCGGGCCGACCCGGCCGTGCGGGCCCTGCAGAAGGCGATCCGTTCGCTGCCCTTGGGCGGGGCGCGTGACCATCTCCGCGGGCGGGCCCTGGGCCACCCCGTCCATCCCGTTCTGGTGCAGGTGCCCATCGGCTGTTGGCTGTCGGCCGCCGTCCTGGACTTCGTACCGGGAGCGCAGTGCGGGGCAACCGTCCTCACGGCGGTGGGCCTGGCCGGTGTGGCCCCGGCTGCCGTGGCCGGCTGGGTCGACTGGGCCGACCTCCCACCCGAGCAGGCCCGGGTGGGACTCGCCCACGCGGCCTCCAACGCCGTCGCGGTCACCTGCTACGTCATCGCCCTCACGAACCGACTGGGCGGCCGGCGGACGAAGGGCCGACTGTGGTCGATGGCAGGGCTGACCGCCGTCGCCGTCACTGGCGCGCTCGGCGGCCACGTCGCCTACCGGCAGGCGGTCGGGGCGTACCCGGCGGGCTAG